A section of the Burkholderia mallei ATCC 23344 genome encodes:
- the recN gene encoding DNA repair protein RecN, which translates to MLRHLSIRDFVIVAALDLEFDSGFTVFSGETGAGKSILIDALALALGERADASVVRTGSGRADISAEFTPHDRVARWLDEHAFDADDTVMLRRVVDANGRSRAFINGTSATLAQLREVGEMLVDIHGQHAHQLLMRADAQRELFDTHAGLAADAAAVARGYRAWRDATHAIDAAQAHERERQLEREKLAWQLAELDKLAPQPGEWDEITAEHKRLTHSANLIDGVQGALGAISESDDAMLTQLGAIVSRLRSLAEYDPALNDALASLEPAEIQLQEASYSLSHYAQRLDLDPDRLAQVETRLDALHSTARKFRLPPETLHDEHEARRAQLAELDAAADLSALQAVADKAKQAYLADAQKLSKARAQAAKALGVAVTTGMQELSMAGGSFEVALVPLAEGGAHGLEQVEFRVAGHAGVPLRPLAKVASGGELARISLALAVIASAASPTPTLIFDEVDTGIGGGVAEVVGRLLHQLGQMRQVLCVTHLPQVAARGDHHFQVAKGEDGEGGTVSTVVPLDRASRIEEVARMLGGLEITATTRKHAKEMLTA; encoded by the coding sequence ATGCTCCGCCACCTCTCGATCCGCGATTTCGTCATCGTCGCCGCGCTCGATCTCGAATTCGACAGCGGCTTCACCGTTTTCTCAGGCGAAACGGGCGCCGGCAAATCGATCCTGATCGATGCGCTCGCGCTCGCGCTCGGCGAGCGCGCCGACGCGAGCGTCGTGCGCACCGGCAGCGGCCGGGCCGACATCAGCGCCGAATTCACGCCGCACGACCGCGTCGCGCGTTGGCTCGACGAGCACGCGTTCGACGCCGACGACACGGTGATGCTGCGGCGCGTCGTCGACGCGAACGGCCGCTCGCGCGCCTTCATCAACGGCACGAGCGCGACGCTCGCGCAACTGCGCGAAGTGGGCGAGATGCTCGTCGACATCCACGGCCAGCACGCGCATCAGTTGCTGATGCGCGCGGACGCGCAGCGCGAGCTGTTCGACACGCACGCGGGGCTCGCGGCCGACGCGGCCGCCGTCGCGCGCGGCTATCGCGCATGGCGCGACGCGACGCACGCGATCGACGCCGCGCAGGCGCACGAGCGCGAGCGCCAGCTCGAACGCGAAAAGCTCGCGTGGCAGCTCGCCGAGCTCGACAAGCTCGCGCCGCAGCCGGGCGAATGGGACGAGATCACCGCCGAGCACAAGCGGCTCACGCATTCGGCGAACCTGATCGACGGCGTGCAGGGCGCGCTCGGCGCGATCTCCGAATCCGACGACGCGATGCTCACGCAACTGGGCGCGATCGTGTCGAGGCTGAGGAGCCTCGCCGAATACGACCCCGCGCTCAACGACGCGCTCGCATCGCTCGAGCCGGCCGAGATCCAGCTGCAGGAGGCTTCGTATTCGCTGTCGCACTACGCGCAGCGGCTCGACCTCGACCCGGACCGGCTCGCGCAGGTCGAGACGCGGCTCGACGCGCTGCACTCGACCGCGCGCAAGTTCCGGCTGCCGCCCGAGACGCTGCACGACGAGCACGAGGCGCGCCGCGCGCAGCTCGCCGAGCTCGACGCCGCGGCCGATCTGAGCGCGCTGCAGGCGGTTGCCGACAAGGCGAAGCAGGCGTATCTGGCCGACGCGCAGAAGCTGTCGAAGGCGCGCGCGCAAGCGGCGAAGGCGCTCGGCGTGGCGGTGACCACCGGCATGCAGGAATTGTCGATGGCGGGCGGCAGCTTCGAGGTCGCGCTCGTGCCGCTCGCCGAAGGCGGCGCGCACGGGCTCGAGCAGGTCGAGTTCCGCGTCGCGGGCCATGCGGGCGTGCCGCTGCGGCCGCTCGCGAAGGTCGCCTCGGGCGGCGAGCTCGCGCGGATCAGCCTCGCGCTCGCGGTGATCGCGAGCGCGGCGAGCCCGACGCCGACGCTCATCTTCGACGAAGTCGACACGGGCATCGGCGGCGGCGTCGCCGAGGTGGTCGGGCGGCTGCTGCATCAGCTCGGACAGATGCGGCAGGTGCTGTGCGTCACGCACCTGCCGCAGGTCGCCGCGCGCGGCGACCATCACTTTCAGGTCGCGAAGGGCGAGGACGGCGAAGGCGGCACCGTGTCGACGGTCGTGCCGCTCGATCGCGCGAGCCGGATCGAGGAAGTCGCGCGGATGCTGGGCGGCCTCGAGATCACCGCGACGACGCGCAAGCATGCGAAGGAAATGCTCACCGCGTGA
- the glnE gene encoding bifunctional [glutamate--ammonia ligase]-adenylyl-L-tyrosine phosphorylase/[glutamate--ammonia-ligase] adenylyltransferase yields the protein MTDASDLLSLSYSHYLARAAAARPALAERIAAWAAAPVTRAALDARLDELLAQGGQPPSEDALKKALRQLRGEAFGAVAERDLAGRADVAEVTGTMTDLAEAAIQRALALLAAELEAQYGEPRGPSGERLALGVVGMGKLGGRELNVSSDIDLIFVYEDDGETAGGARAPISVHEFFTRLGRRLIGVLSEATADGYVFRVDMRLRPNGDSGPLVCSLGMLEEYFYVQGREWERYAWIKGRLVTERASAAARRLAQQLDAIVKPFVYRRYLDFGVIGAIRSLHEQIRQEARRRATMRPDKADDIKLGRGGIREIEFSAQVFQLIRGGQDAGFRVQPTLAVLRHASASGLITEEVRAGLTHAYLFLRTLEHRLQYRNDAQTHAMPVDPAERAALAASLGFADYAALIDRLDQHRAFVEAQFDQVFADKADGGARREDDQAAGCIWSGALADDGADEALVARLAELGFADPAAVLARLQAVWRSSRYAGLPESSRVRFDRVAHRALEAAPGIDAAHRDETVVRCFDLLETVGRRGAYLALLTEYPAALRRVLSVLGATRWGGGYLIRHPQLLDELLDDEAIDSPFDWPAFKDALRRRLAAADGAEHQMDLLRHAHQAEVFRILLLDLAGRLSVEHVSDRLSELADAMLDVTIEVVWSQLAKRHRDTPCFAAIAYGKLGGKELGYASDLDLIFLYDDPDERAADVYTTFARRLITWLTTATGAGTLFDIDLRLRPNGEAGLLVTDLDAFRRYQLREGDAANTAWVWEHQALTRARYSAGDARIGAAFEAIRVQVLTTPRDAAVLAKEIVEMREKVLAGHPNTTERFDLKHDRGGMVDIEFAVQYWVLLHAARHPEMIRNTGNIALLREVSRFGLMSEEEAETVGAAYRTYRKLQHRLRLDGMEKARVEPERVAAERQAVAALWARVFGA from the coding sequence ATGACCGACGCCTCCGATCTGCTGTCCCTGTCCTATTCGCACTATCTCGCGCGCGCGGCCGCGGCGCGGCCGGCGCTCGCCGAGCGCATCGCCGCGTGGGCGGCCGCGCCCGTCACGCGCGCGGCGCTCGACGCGCGCCTCGACGAACTGCTCGCGCAAGGCGGCCAGCCGCCGTCCGAGGACGCGCTGAAAAAGGCGCTGCGGCAGCTGCGGGGCGAGGCGTTCGGCGCGGTCGCCGAGCGCGACCTCGCGGGGCGCGCGGATGTCGCCGAAGTCACCGGCACGATGACCGACCTCGCGGAGGCGGCGATCCAGCGCGCGCTCGCGCTGCTCGCCGCGGAGCTCGAGGCGCAGTACGGCGAGCCGCGCGGCCCGTCGGGCGAGCGGCTCGCGCTCGGCGTGGTCGGCATGGGCAAGCTCGGCGGCCGCGAGCTGAACGTGTCGTCGGACATCGATCTGATCTTCGTCTACGAGGACGACGGCGAGACGGCGGGCGGCGCGCGCGCGCCGATTTCCGTGCACGAGTTCTTCACGCGGCTCGGCCGGCGCCTGATCGGCGTGCTGTCCGAGGCGACGGCCGACGGTTACGTGTTTCGCGTCGACATGCGGCTGCGCCCGAACGGCGATTCCGGCCCGCTCGTGTGCAGCCTCGGGATGCTCGAGGAGTATTTCTACGTGCAGGGGCGCGAATGGGAGCGCTATGCGTGGATCAAGGGCCGGCTCGTGACCGAGCGCGCGAGCGCGGCCGCGCGCCGCCTCGCGCAGCAGCTCGATGCGATCGTCAAGCCGTTCGTCTATCGGCGCTATCTCGATTTCGGCGTGATCGGCGCGATCCGCTCGCTGCACGAGCAGATCCGCCAGGAAGCGCGGCGCCGCGCGACGATGCGGCCCGACAAGGCCGACGACATCAAGCTCGGCCGCGGCGGGATCCGCGAGATCGAGTTCAGCGCGCAGGTGTTCCAACTGATCCGCGGCGGGCAGGACGCGGGCTTTCGCGTGCAGCCGACGCTCGCGGTGCTGCGGCATGCGAGCGCGAGCGGGCTGATCACCGAGGAGGTGCGCGCGGGGCTGACGCACGCCTATCTGTTCCTGCGCACGCTCGAGCACCGGCTGCAATACCGCAACGACGCGCAGACGCACGCGATGCCCGTCGATCCGGCCGAGCGCGCGGCGCTCGCCGCGTCGCTCGGCTTCGCCGACTACGCGGCGCTGATCGACCGGCTCGACCAGCACCGCGCGTTCGTCGAGGCGCAGTTCGATCAGGTGTTCGCCGACAAGGCGGACGGCGGCGCGCGGCGTGAGGACGACCAGGCGGCGGGCTGCATCTGGAGCGGCGCGCTCGCCGACGACGGCGCCGACGAAGCGCTCGTCGCGCGCCTGGCCGAGCTCGGCTTCGCCGATCCGGCGGCGGTGCTCGCGCGGCTGCAGGCGGTGTGGCGCTCGTCGCGCTACGCGGGGCTGCCGGAATCGAGCCGCGTGCGCTTCGACCGCGTCGCGCATCGCGCGCTCGAGGCGGCGCCCGGCATCGACGCCGCGCATCGCGACGAGACCGTCGTGCGCTGCTTCGACCTGCTCGAGACGGTGGGCCGGCGCGGCGCGTATCTCGCGCTGCTGACCGAATATCCGGCCGCGCTGCGGCGCGTGCTGTCGGTGCTCGGCGCGACGCGCTGGGGCGGCGGCTACCTGATCCGGCACCCGCAACTGCTCGACGAACTGCTCGACGACGAGGCGATCGACAGCCCGTTCGACTGGCCGGCGTTCAAGGACGCGCTGCGCAGGCGGCTCGCGGCCGCCGACGGCGCCGAGCATCAGATGGATCTGCTGCGCCACGCGCACCAGGCCGAGGTGTTCCGGATCCTGCTGCTCGATCTGGCCGGCCGGCTGTCGGTCGAGCACGTGAGCGACCGCCTGTCGGAGCTCGCCGACGCGATGCTCGACGTGACGATCGAAGTCGTCTGGTCGCAACTCGCGAAGCGCCACCGCGACACGCCGTGCTTCGCGGCGATCGCGTACGGCAAGCTGGGCGGCAAGGAGCTCGGCTACGCGTCCGATCTCGATCTGATCTTCCTGTACGACGATCCGGACGAGCGCGCGGCCGACGTCTACACGACGTTCGCGCGTCGCCTGATCACGTGGCTCACCACCGCGACGGGCGCCGGCACGCTGTTCGACATCGACTTGCGGCTGCGCCCGAACGGCGAGGCGGGCCTGCTCGTCACCGATCTCGACGCGTTCCGCCGCTACCAGCTGCGCGAGGGCGACGCGGCGAACACCGCATGGGTCTGGGAGCATCAGGCGCTCACGCGCGCGCGCTACAGCGCGGGCGATGCGCGGATCGGCGCGGCGTTCGAGGCGATTCGCGTGCAGGTGCTGACGACGCCGCGCGACGCGGCGGTGCTCGCGAAGGAGATCGTCGAGATGCGCGAGAAGGTGCTCGCCGGGCATCCGAACACGACCGAGCGGTTCGACCTGAAGCACGACCGCGGCGGGATGGTCGACATCGAGTTCGCGGTCCAGTACTGGGTGCTGCTGCATGCGGCGCGGCATCCGGAGATGATCCGCAACACCGGCAACATCGCGCTGTTGCGCGAGGTGTCGCGCTTCGGGCTGATGAGCGAGGAAGAGGCGGAGACGGTGGGCGCTGCGTACCGGACCTACCGGAAGCTGCAGCACCGGCTGCGGCTCGACGGGATGGAAAAGGCGCGCGTCGAGCCCGAGCGGGTCGCGGCCGAGCGGCAGGCCGTGGCCGCGCTGTGGGCGCGGGTGTTCGGCGCGTAG
- a CDS encoding YhdP family protein: MSDRQDSAATTEAGPPQHHHPVLRRVFKGVLAIAIAAYFIAAAAFLGLRYLLLPRIDEYRPRIEAFVSQKLHAELRIGRLAPHWSGMQPGVDISRLTIRGRDGRVALSVPHATAALSWRSLARFAPTLSSLVVDDPDLLTERRADGSLFVAGVAVPTTKTGADDTFSAWLLKQEAIVLRGGTLRWRDAQHDAPELALTGIRIAVLNDGLVHRIALQAPANGTLFHGPLDFRARFVHQALAPIGKPSNWTGDAYLSTGPVDLPTLARYANIRVTAYAGRIDNAIWAHFGDGHLYRAGGELRGYDVALRVRPTQPRLDIPVARFGWDVAIDPKRDYTLHLSRLHAELGQPPLADGTPLSRALALHTLTARYRVPNVDEGQLLSVSGDRVDLGILAEFIRGLPLPARLRNELVRFDPRGLVANYAIEVERAKPASPEFVDEERRSGTAPIIRYRFQGDLQGISFEAQEPPPGLSPHGHPRAGIPGVENLWGHVDADEKGGAARFDTVDAAVTVPGVFDEPRLAFDKLRGRASWTITPAPGERHARVDVAVPEFRVENADAAIAVAGSYANPGHGRGSLDLKADFERAAVARITRYLPTSLSDHLRLYLGHALQAGQVTKGATIVAKGPLETFPYEHDPKAGVFHIVAPFAGGRFEPTPQPPRTLANGTPNVWPALDGIDGVFELEQNRLRFDIDRARYKDVALAKVTGRIDDLGNPTHSPLVIEGRAHGPLADLLDYANHSAIAGMTGHIGNLVRAQGPATLALKLTIPQHVAHPHVGVDDALGFAGNAIEADGVPPVTRLRGNVRFTQHTASVDRLTARFLGGDVRARGALAENGRYAFDIDGRLSLDAARGLNLRGAAAAALERVVGDAPYRLAVRGAKGGLPDITASSDLTGVALEFPAPFAKPAGTPMPFSFVLAPEPQASGKPLERADLALGPLAATYLLDVERGRPVRAVRGALGMNRMPDLPQEGVSAAIDVHELDADAWQAFAQGFGKSPAAREQPAASPVDLASFAPKRFALHFGTLKLLKRNWENVIVGASHIDDIWQANIASNQVSGYLSWAPGGGPTGAGVLSARLAKLVIPESAEHDLVGRAIDLPTPTHHAMPAIDLVVDQVVARGHDIGRLEVDARNVDENGIPVWQLDKLELANPAAKLTATANWRTSRRALAHGADEEDAPRRTVFDFTLAIDDAGALLERVGLPRTVENGRGTLSGKVAWRGGPTAIDYPTLNGRLSLDLAHGQILKVDPGAAKLLGVLSLQGLARFLTLDFRDVIGKGLPFETITGTGRIDNGIARTQDFEMKTSPAKVTVTGSVDLAHETQDLNAHVAPKVSASAAAVGAAIINPFLGLGVLAANLALSQTLAHAFAMDYTITGSWAHPHIERVGGDRGKMGFAPAAVEH; this comes from the coding sequence ATGTCCGACCGTCAGGATTCCGCCGCAACGACCGAAGCCGGACCTCCGCAGCACCATCACCCGGTCCTGCGTCGCGTGTTCAAGGGCGTGCTGGCGATCGCGATCGCCGCGTACTTCATCGCGGCCGCCGCCTTCCTCGGGCTGCGCTACCTGCTGCTGCCCCGCATCGACGAATACCGCCCGCGCATCGAGGCGTTCGTCTCTCAAAAACTCCACGCCGAGCTGCGGATCGGCCGGCTCGCGCCGCACTGGTCGGGCATGCAGCCGGGCGTCGACATCAGCCGCCTGACGATCCGCGGCCGCGACGGCCGCGTCGCGCTATCGGTGCCTCATGCGACGGCCGCGCTGTCGTGGCGCTCGCTCGCGCGCTTCGCGCCGACGCTGTCGAGCCTCGTCGTCGACGATCCGGACCTGCTGACCGAGCGCCGCGCGGACGGCTCGCTGTTCGTCGCGGGCGTCGCGGTACCGACCACGAAGACGGGCGCCGACGACACGTTCAGCGCGTGGCTGCTCAAGCAGGAGGCGATCGTGCTGCGCGGCGGCACGCTGCGCTGGCGCGACGCGCAGCACGACGCGCCCGAGCTCGCGCTGACAGGCATCCGCATCGCGGTGCTCAACGACGGACTCGTCCACCGGATCGCGCTGCAGGCGCCCGCGAACGGCACGCTGTTCCACGGCCCGCTCGATTTCCGCGCGCGCTTCGTCCACCAGGCGCTCGCGCCGATCGGCAAACCGTCGAACTGGACGGGCGACGCGTATCTGTCGACGGGGCCCGTCGACCTGCCGACGCTCGCGCGCTACGCGAACATACGCGTCACCGCGTACGCGGGCCGGATCGACAACGCGATCTGGGCGCATTTCGGCGACGGCCATCTGTACCGCGCGGGCGGCGAGCTGCGCGGCTACGACGTCGCGCTGCGCGTGCGCCCGACGCAGCCGCGGCTCGACATTCCGGTCGCGCGCTTCGGCTGGGACGTCGCGATCGACCCGAAGCGCGACTACACGCTGCACCTGTCGCGGCTGCACGCCGAGCTCGGCCAGCCGCCGCTCGCGGACGGCACGCCGCTCTCCCGCGCGCTGGCGCTGCACACGCTCACCGCGCGCTACCGCGTGCCGAACGTCGACGAAGGGCAGTTGCTGAGCGTATCGGGCGACCGCGTCGACCTCGGCATCCTCGCCGAATTCATCCGCGGGCTGCCGCTGCCGGCGCGGCTGCGCAACGAGCTCGTGCGCTTCGATCCGCGCGGGCTCGTCGCGAACTACGCGATCGAGGTCGAGCGCGCGAAGCCGGCGAGCCCCGAATTCGTCGACGAAGAGCGCCGCAGCGGCACCGCGCCCATCATCCGCTACCGGTTCCAGGGCGACCTGCAAGGCATCAGCTTCGAGGCGCAGGAGCCGCCGCCCGGACTCTCGCCGCACGGCCATCCGCGCGCGGGAATTCCCGGCGTCGAAAATCTGTGGGGCCACGTCGATGCGGACGAAAAAGGCGGCGCCGCGCGCTTCGACACGGTCGACGCGGCCGTCACGGTGCCCGGCGTGTTCGACGAGCCGCGCCTCGCGTTCGACAAGCTGCGCGGCCGCGCGAGCTGGACCATCACGCCCGCGCCCGGCGAGCGGCACGCGCGCGTCGACGTCGCGGTGCCCGAGTTCCGCGTCGAGAACGCCGATGCCGCGATCGCGGTGGCGGGCAGCTACGCGAACCCCGGCCACGGGCGCGGCTCGCTCGACCTGAAAGCCGACTTCGAGCGCGCGGCCGTCGCGCGGATCACGCGCTATTTGCCGACGAGCCTGTCCGATCACCTGCGCCTCTATCTCGGCCACGCGCTGCAGGCGGGCCAGGTGACCAAAGGCGCGACGATCGTCGCGAAGGGCCCGCTCGAGACGTTCCCTTACGAGCACGATCCGAAGGCGGGCGTGTTCCACATCGTCGCGCCCTTCGCGGGCGGCAGGTTCGAGCCGACGCCGCAGCCGCCGCGCACGCTCGCCAACGGCACGCCGAACGTATGGCCCGCGCTCGACGGCATCGACGGCGTGTTCGAGCTCGAGCAGAACCGGCTGCGCTTCGACATCGACCGCGCGCGCTACAAGGACGTCGCGCTCGCGAAGGTGACGGGGCGCATCGACGATCTCGGCAACCCGACGCACTCGCCGCTCGTGATCGAAGGCCGCGCGCACGGCCCGCTCGCCGATCTGCTCGACTACGCGAACCACAGCGCGATCGCCGGAATGACGGGCCACATCGGCAACCTCGTGCGCGCGCAGGGCCCGGCGACGCTCGCGCTCAAGCTGACGATCCCGCAGCACGTCGCGCATCCGCACGTCGGCGTCGACGACGCGCTCGGCTTCGCCGGCAACGCGATCGAGGCCGACGGCGTGCCGCCCGTCACGCGGCTGCGCGGCAACGTGCGGTTCACGCAGCACACGGCGAGCGTCGATCGGCTCACCGCGCGCTTTCTGGGCGGCGACGTGCGCGCGCGCGGCGCGCTCGCGGAGAACGGCCGCTACGCGTTCGACATCGACGGCCGGCTGTCGCTCGACGCCGCGCGCGGGCTGAACCTGCGCGGCGCGGCGGCGGCCGCGCTCGAGCGCGTCGTCGGCGACGCGCCGTACCGGCTCGCGGTGCGCGGCGCGAAAGGCGGCCTGCCCGACATCACCGCGAGCTCGGACCTCACGGGCGTCGCGCTCGAGTTCCCCGCGCCGTTCGCGAAGCCGGCCGGCACGCCGATGCCGTTCAGCTTCGTGCTCGCGCCCGAGCCGCAGGCGAGCGGCAAGCCGCTCGAGCGCGCGGACCTGGCGCTCGGCCCGCTCGCGGCGACCTACCTGCTCGACGTCGAGCGCGGGCGGCCGGTGCGCGCGGTGCGCGGCGCGCTCGGCATGAACCGGATGCCCGACCTGCCGCAGGAAGGCGTGAGCGCGGCGATCGATGTGCACGAGCTCGACGCCGACGCATGGCAGGCGTTCGCGCAGGGCTTCGGCAAGTCGCCCGCCGCGCGCGAGCAGCCGGCCGCGTCGCCCGTCGATCTCGCGAGCTTCGCGCCGAAGCGCTTCGCGCTGCACTTCGGCACGCTGAAGCTGCTCAAGCGCAACTGGGAGAACGTGATCGTCGGCGCATCGCACATCGACGACATCTGGCAGGCGAACATCGCGTCGAACCAGGTGTCGGGCTACCTGTCGTGGGCGCCGGGCGGCGGCCCGACGGGCGCCGGCGTGCTGAGCGCGCGGCTCGCGAAGCTCGTGATTCCCGAGAGCGCCGAGCACGATCTCGTCGGCCGCGCGATCGACCTGCCGACGCCCACCCACCATGCGATGCCCGCGATCGATCTCGTCGTCGATCAGGTGGTCGCGCGCGGCCACGACATCGGCCGGCTCGAGGTCGACGCACGCAACGTCGACGAGAACGGCATCCCGGTCTGGCAGCTCGACAAGCTCGAGCTCGCGAACCCGGCCGCGAAACTCACCGCGACCGCCAACTGGCGCACGTCGCGCCGCGCGCTCGCGCACGGCGCCGACGAGGAGGACGCGCCGCGGCGCACCGTGTTTGATTTCACGCTCGCGATCGACGACGCGGGCGCGCTGCTCGAGCGCGTCGGCCTGCCGCGCACGGTCGAGAACGGCCGCGGCACGCTGTCGGGCAAGGTCGCGTGGCGCGGCGGCCCGACCGCGATCGACTACCCGACATTGAACGGGCGCCTGTCGCTCGACCTCGCGCACGGCCAGATCCTGAAGGTCGACCCGGGCGCGGCGAAGCTGCTCGGCGTGCTGAGCCTGCAGGGCCTCGCCCGCTTCCTCACGCTCGACTTCCGCGACGTGATCGGCAAGGGCCTGCCGTTCGAGACGATCACGGGCACGGGCCGGATCGACAACGGCATCGCGCGCACGCAGGACTTCGAAATGAAGACGTCGCCCGCGAAGGTGACGGTGACGGGCTCGGTCGATCTCGCGCACGAGACGCAGGACCTGAACGCGCACGTCGCGCCGAAGGTGAGCGCGAGCGCGGCCGCGGTCGGCGCGGCGATCATCAATCCGTTCCTCGGCCTGGGCGTGCTCGCCGCGAACCTCGCGCTATCGCAGACGCTCGCGCACGCGTTCGCGATGGATTACACGATCACCGGCTCGTGGGCGCACCCGCACATCGAGCGTGTCGGCGGCGATCGGGGTAAGATGGGCTTCGCGCCCGCGGCCGTCGAGCACTGA
- a CDS encoding carbon-nitrogen hydrolase family protein — translation MTDRHASASPFPVAALQMVSTPDRERNLAEAGRLIADAAASGARLVLLPEYFCFMSHQDTDKLALAEAYRDGPIQRFLAERAKAHGIWVIGGTLPLKAPEPSRVLNTTLVFDPQGREAARYDKIHLFNFEKGDESFDEARTIRPGDAVRTFDAPFGRVGLSVCYDLRFPELYRRMGDCAMIVVPSAFTYTTGRAHWETLLRARAVENQCYVLAAAQGGKHENGRRTWGRSMLVDPWGEIVAVRDEGAGVVAGEIDPARIADVRQSLPAWRHRVLA, via the coding sequence ATGACCGATCGCCACGCCTCAGCCTCGCCGTTCCCGGTCGCCGCGCTGCAGATGGTCAGCACGCCCGATCGCGAGCGCAATCTCGCCGAAGCCGGCCGGCTGATCGCCGATGCGGCGGCCTCGGGCGCACGGCTCGTGCTGCTGCCCGAATATTTCTGCTTCATGAGCCACCAGGACACCGACAAGCTCGCGCTCGCGGAAGCGTACCGTGACGGCCCGATCCAGCGCTTTCTCGCCGAGCGCGCGAAGGCGCACGGCATCTGGGTGATCGGCGGCACGCTGCCGCTGAAGGCGCCCGAGCCGTCGCGCGTGCTGAACACGACGCTCGTGTTCGATCCGCAAGGCCGCGAGGCCGCCCGCTACGACAAGATCCATCTGTTCAACTTCGAGAAGGGCGACGAGTCGTTCGACGAGGCGCGCACGATCCGCCCGGGCGACGCGGTGCGCACGTTCGACGCGCCGTTCGGCCGGGTCGGGCTGTCGGTCTGCTACGATCTGCGCTTTCCGGAGCTGTACCGGCGAATGGGCGACTGCGCGATGATCGTCGTGCCGTCGGCGTTCACGTACACGACGGGGCGCGCGCACTGGGAGACGCTGTTGCGCGCCCGCGCGGTCGAGAACCAGTGCTACGTGCTCGCCGCCGCGCAAGGCGGCAAGCACGAGAACGGCCGCCGCACGTGGGGGCGCAGCATGCTCGTCGATCCGTGGGGCGAGATCGTCGCGGTGCGCGACGAAGGCGCGGGCGTCGTCGCGGGCGAGATCGATCCCGCGCGGATCGCCGACGTGCGGCAGAGCCTGCCCGCGTGGCGGCATCGCGTGCTCGCGTGA
- the tldD gene encoding metalloprotease TldD gives MNIIEPGIPQGDFLQGARNLSLAKDILLTPYGLDEALLTRTLADIFTHRVDYADLYFQATRSEAWSLEEGIVKSGSFSIDQGVGVRAVAGERTAFAYSDDLSPEAIRQAAVATKAIAAAGGGKQKIRAATALKGVSGRDLYLPADPLASLDATAKVKLLERVEQMARGRDPRIKQVMAGLAGEYDVVLVARSDGALAADIRPLVRVSVTVIAEHNGRREIGTGGGGGRFDYGYFTDDVLARYVDDAVHAALVNLDARPAPAGAMTVVLGPGWPGVLLHEAIGHGLEGDFNRKGSSAFAGRIGEQVAAKGVTVVDDGTLPNRRGSLNIDDEGNPTQCTTLIEDGILKGYIQDTLNARLMKMPVTGNARRESYAALPMPRMTNTYMLNGDKDPREIIESVKHGLYAVNFGGGQVDITNGKFVFSASEAYMIENGKVTYPVKGATLIGSGPESLKYVSMIGNDMRLDTGVGVCGKEGQSVPVGVGQPTLRLDNMTVGGTAS, from the coding sequence ATGAACATCATCGAACCCGGCATCCCCCAAGGGGACTTCCTTCAGGGCGCCCGCAACCTCTCGCTCGCGAAGGACATCCTGCTCACGCCGTACGGCCTCGACGAAGCCCTTCTCACGCGCACGCTCGCCGATATCTTCACGCATCGCGTCGACTACGCGGATCTGTACTTCCAGGCCACCCGCAGCGAAGCGTGGAGCCTCGAGGAAGGCATCGTCAAGTCGGGCAGCTTCAGCATCGACCAGGGCGTCGGCGTGCGCGCGGTCGCCGGCGAGCGCACCGCGTTCGCGTACTCGGACGACCTGTCGCCCGAGGCGATCCGCCAGGCGGCCGTCGCGACGAAGGCGATCGCGGCCGCGGGCGGCGGCAAGCAGAAGATCCGCGCGGCGACGGCGCTGAAGGGCGTCTCGGGGCGCGACCTGTATCTGCCCGCCGATCCGCTCGCCTCGCTCGACGCGACCGCGAAGGTGAAGCTGCTCGAGCGCGTCGAGCAGATGGCGCGCGGCCGCGACCCGCGCATCAAGCAGGTGATGGCGGGGCTCGCCGGCGAATACGACGTCGTGCTCGTCGCGCGCAGCGACGGCGCGCTCGCGGCGGACATCCGCCCGCTCGTGCGCGTATCGGTGACGGTGATCGCCGAGCACAACGGCCGGCGCGAGATCGGCACGGGCGGCGGCGGCGGCCGCTTCGACTACGGCTACTTCACCGACGACGTGCTCGCGCGCTACGTCGACGACGCGGTGCACGCCGCGCTCGTCAACCTCGACGCGCGCCCGGCGCCCGCGGGCGCGATGACGGTCGTGCTCGGCCCGGGCTGGCCCGGCGTGCTGCTGCACGAGGCGATCGGCCACGGGCTCGAGGGCGACTTCAACCGCAAGGGCTCGTCGGCGTTCGCGGGCCGCATCGGCGAGCAGGTTGCGGCCAAGGGCGTGACCGTCGTCGACGACGGCACGCTGCCGAACCGCCGCGGATCGCTGAACATCGACGACGAGGGCAACCCGACGCAGTGCACGACGCTCATCGAGGACGGCATCCTGAAGGGCTACATCCAGGACACGCTGAACGCGCGGCTGATGAAGATGCCCGTCACCGGCAACGCGCGGCGCGAATCGTACGCGGCGCTGCCGATGCCGCGGATGACCAACACCTACATGCTCAACGGCGACAAGGACCCGCGGGAGATCATCGAATCGGTCAAGCACGGCCTGTACGCGGTGAACTTCGGCGGCGGCCAGGTCGACATCACGAACGGCAAGTTCGTGTTCTCGGCGTCCGAGGCATACATGATCGAGAACGGCAAGGTCACGTATCCGGTCAAGGGCGCGACGCTGATCGGCAGCGGCCCGGAATCGCTCAAGTACGTGAGCATGATCGGCAACGACATGCGGCTCGACACGGGCGTCGGCGTGTGCGGCAAGGAAGGCCAGAGCGTGCCCGTCGGCGTCGGCCAGCCGACGCTGCGGCTCGACAACATGACGGTGGGCGGCACCGCGTCGTAA